The genomic window TCAGCAGTGGTGCCCATTAATTGAAGAACACTATATAATAACTAAAAGGACAACATTGTTAAGAAGTATGTATGCAGAGGTCATTCTAAGCAATTGGTTTGTTTGTTCAGAAGTGTGTTTTGTGAGACAAATCAGTAACTATTGAATCCTCTGTAAATTTTCCTTACTATTTTGTCAAGTAACTTACCACTTACCAGGGTACTTGACATGGTTTGGTTTCGAATGTTGACTTTGCTAATACCGACAAGTTCACTTGGCATAGCTAATTTGGCTTTTGCAATGCTGCAATGTTTGTGTGATGTAGGATGACATACTGCTTTGTGAGATTCTTACTTTCTATTAATGACGATTAGGCCAAGTAATGTGCATTTCTATTGTACCTCATAGGTGGCATCTATTTATCCTTTTTTTGAAACACAATTTCGTATTACACTTTATTGAAACAtaatatagagaaagaaaagaaaagaaacataTGCTATGAGCAAAACATGTCTTTGCTGACATTTTGTGTTTAACGATGAAGTATATGGGGGAGCTTGGATTGAACTTTGAAGTATACCGCAATGATGAACTGACCATAGAAGATGTAAAGAGGTATACTTAGTTCTCTGAGAACATTTTCAATTTTGATATAGCGGCTTTCTATTTTCCCCCCAATaccaaaaagagaaaaaaaatattgttatACTTTGTTTCAACTAATCTCAGTTTGATGAACATGGTCCCTTTTCATTTATTATAGGAAGAACCCAAGAGGAATACTTATTTCTCCAGGGCCTGGTAAGTTTAATCTTATTGAATATCACAAGTGTTTAGCTTCTGAGTGTAATAAAATACTTTCGTATTTGTTCTTTAGGTGAACCACAAGATTCAGGAATATCAttgcagactgttcttgaattaGGTCCAACCATCCCAATTTTTGGAGTTTGCATGGGCCTGCAGTGCATTGGGGAGGCATTTGGGGGTAACATTTATCTTTATAACAGGTTACTAGTTTTTTAATGCCCTCtgcttttgtctctcaaacattTATGACATGAATATGCAGGAAAGATTATCCGTGCTCCTTCTGGAGTGATGCATGGGAAAAGCTCTCCAGTTTATTACGACGAGGAATTAGGAAAGGCCTTATTCAATGGCTTGTCAAAGTATGATTTAATTCCTTATTTTAAACAAAAGAGTTTTGCTCTGCTTTTAAGAAAGCAAATATTCAATATGGTTTAATTTCTGAACCATTGAATCATCTGAATGTTATTTTGTTTGTTGTTGTTCACTATTCTTACCGATTCTCGTGGCTTGTTATACTGTTCATGACTCTAAATTGGCATAATTTATTGCTAGTTTTCATGGAGTGCCTTTTGTATAACAACATGCCATGCAACTAACTCAGTTTCTGTGGGTCATTCTGCTTTTTATTGATAAGTCATTCAGCCATGTATGAGAAGTTCCTAACCTCTTATTtctttaaaataaatgttttcttGAGTTATTGAAGGAGATGGTAATATATACCATTTCACTTATATTATTATAAAACCTCTGTTAGAATTCAATGCCAGTTATTTAATTCAGTTTATGGTACTCCCAAGTAAACCTTCCGAGTTGACACCACCCTTTGCTTCCATGTACAGCCCTTTTACAGCCGCGAGGTACCACAGCTTGGTCATTGAGGAAGAAACCTTCCCACATGATGCTTTAGAGGCTACTGCATGGACTGAAGATGGACTTATCATGGCTGCTCGCCACAAGAAGTACAAGCACATCCAGGTACACCTATTTCCCAACGTTTTGTGCATGCCATTGGATGCATATGCTGTCCTTTTGAGTCCCACCGAGGATTATGTTCTCCTTAATTCTGGACTTGTATTATAGTGACTGGTAACGGTTACTGTTTTCAGGGTGTCCAATTCCACCCGGAGAGCATCATCACCCCTGAAGGCAAGAAAATCATCCTCAACTTCGTCAGATTCATTGAGGAACTGGAGAAGCAGCGTTCGTAGTGGAGGTAGATTCCATGGGTGTTTCATAGATCAGGCAGAGGCAGAGACCAAGGCGCTTGAAGTTGAAGCTGCGAAGTTCCCGGGGCTTGCAGTGGAAATGAGCTAGGAAACAGCCTTTTCCTCTCTTAATTCGTTGTGTTCGTGGTAACATAATCTGGTGTGAACCGAATTTCGAAATAAAGTCCAGCTGATCAAATAAGCACTGGTGTTGGTGCTCTCT from Miscanthus floridulus cultivar M001 chromosome 11, ASM1932011v1, whole genome shotgun sequence includes these protein-coding regions:
- the LOC136493097 gene encoding anthranilate synthase beta subunit 1, chloroplastic-like; this translates as MACSRLASAGASSPAAALVRSPAHSPAAAAFARLRSTPRFASAGLSVKGNRAALPLVGAAGPAAAPAPVADLDGRPATEKQPIIVIDNYDSFTYNLCQYMGELGLNFEVYRNDELTIEDVKRKNPRGILISPGPGEPQDSGISLQTVLELGPTIPIFGVCMGLQCIGEAFGGKIIRAPSGVMHGKSSPVYYDEELGKALFNGLSNPFTAARYHSLVIEEETFPHDALEATAWTEDGLIMAARHKKYKHIQGVQFHPESIITPEGKKIILNFVRFIEELEKQRS